Genomic window (Spirosoma sp. KCTC 42546):
AATCATAAAGTGGTAGTCGTAAACGTGTTCGTAGTGATAATTAGGTATCTATCAGCGTGATTGAAGCAAAAACGCCCGTAAAGATACATGTTTTATATTTGACTATAGAATAGCAGATTTAATGATTAAATTGTACTTTTCCACTAACGGTCATATTGACACTTCTAGCGTTATCTGCCTGGAGGTGCCACTTTTATAGCGCCCAAACAGTTCGTACCTTTGCACTTTATTTTCAAATCGGCGTTTCTGGCAACCGCCCCATCTAAACCAGAAAAATGGTCTATATTAACAGAATTGAGCATTTCAACGCGGCCCACCGGCTCTATAATCCGGCCTGGTCGGAAGAGCGAAACAAGGAGGTTTTTGGTCCCTGTGCCAACATAAACTGGCATGGCCATAACTTTGAATTAATTGTAACAGTCAAAGGTGAGCCTTCGCCCGACACTGGTTTTGTGATTGACCTCAAATTATTGGGCGACATCATCAAACGGGAAGTTATCGAGAAAG
Coding sequences:
- a CDS encoding 6-carboxytetrahydropterin synthase, translated to MVYINRIEHFNAAHRLYNPAWSEERNKEVFGPCANINWHGHNFELIVTVKGEPSPDTGFVIDLKLLGDIIKREVIEKVDHKNLNLDVDFMQGKMASCEIFVMEIWKILERALEPITDAHLHQLRLIETPKNFVDYFGE